GCATTTCACAAAAAATCGCGGAACTCCCAATGTTTTCAGGAATTGGTTTACGCACAGCAATTTATATCTCTTTTTTACTTGCTACCATTCTATATATTAATTGGTACGTAAAACGCTTAAAAAAATCGAATAAAGGAAGCATACTCGGAGATAACTGGTTTCCAAGTAATGCTCTTTCAAGCGGAAAAGAGGCGCAAAAAACAGAAGTTCCTTGGACAATACGTCATAAATTAATTTTACTCGTTTCAGCTTTATCATTAATTGCATTTTTAATCGGCGCTTTTCGTCTACATTGGACAGACGCGGAAATGACTGCTACTTTTAGTTTCATAGCAATTACAGCCGGAATAATAGGTGGAATGAAAGCAAACGATATCGCTTCTACTTTTCTAGCAGGCTGCCAAAATCTCATATACGGTGCTTTGATCGTCGGAATGGCTCGTTGTATTTCAGTCATTTTGGAGCAAGGGAAATTACTTGATACAATCGTTAACCAACTCGCACAGTCTCTCGAAGGACAAAGCCCAGTATTTGGCGTTATCGGTATGTATGTAAGTAGTGCCGCATTACATTTCCTCATTTCATCCGGGACAGGTGAATCTGTGATTTTCATTCCGATATTAGCTCCATTAGCTGATTTCATGCACATTACACGCCAAGTTACAGTACAAGCTGTTATGCTCGGCGAAGGTGTAGTGAACTGCCTCAATCCAACTTCTGGTGTTTTAATGGGAGTACTCGCGGCGAGCGGTATTTCTTACGGAAAATGGATTCGATTTATGGCTCCACTTGCATTCATTTGGTTTATTATTGGACTTATTTTTCTTATTGTTGGGGTGAATATTGAGTGGGGACCGTATTAAAAGACGCGTATTATACTTAACTTGATAAAATATCTATCCTATTTTCCTCTCCAATTCTATAAAAATTACTTATTCTAGTATAGATATAAAAAGGGATTAATCATAATGATCAATCCCTTTTCTCAAAGTAAAATACCTTTAAGTATTTTAGTTCCAAATTTTATTTACCCATTCCGGATGATCAATGAAAGGATTACGATTATGTTGATATTTCGTAAAAATCACTTCATTACGCTTTCTCTCTAAATCATCGACCGGGTCTTGTTCATTCCATTTTAGTAAAACGGATAGTTTGCCCATGTATGGGTCTTTATTGTTATTCACCTTTTCATTTAGTTCTAAGTCTATTTCACCGTTGTCTCCCTCGTAACGAACTGCCATGTAAAATAGCATTCTAGCGATATCTCCTTTTACACTATCACGAGGTTCCCAAGAGTCACTATCATATTTACATTCTGTCGCTTCTGAATGATTCACGCCACCATTATCAAAATCCAGATTTCCACGTGAACTATTTACAGATACATCCGTCGCTCTTAAATGATGCAAATCTGTTCCAGGTCCTGCAGTCGTTCCAAAATCACCGTGTGATTTTGCCCAAACATGCTCTCGGTTCCAATTATCAACTCCTGAACCATTCGTAAGTTTTCCTTGCGAACGCCCAGTATATAAGAGTATCACATTGTTTTTATTATTTGGATCTTCATCAGTATCTCTTAGTGCTTCCCAAACCGCACTGTATGATAACTTTGTATGATCATCAATAATATTATGAAGTTCCTTCTTTAATTCTAAACCCGTTTTTCCTATTGCATTATTATAATATGTATCATCATAGCTTTTTACAGTAATCTCTTGTGGTGATGCAGAAGCTACTTCACCTTGTATGATATTTGTGAATGATAGAGATGCAGAACCTAAAATAAAAAATGAAGATAGTGTAACCATAGCAAGCTTTGTATTTCGAAA
This genomic window from Bacillus anthracis str. Vollum contains:
- a CDS encoding YfcC family protein; this translates as MQLQTEVKKQPSKRKFKMPDAYVLLFFIALLCAIATYFVPAGEFKRVTNGTVTTTIPGSYHSVPQSPVGFVSFFTAIEKGMTLAAPIIFLILFTGGAIAILEKTGALDGLIYHVINKFRNQQLLFICIVAALFSILGTTGIIVNSVIGFIPIGIIVARTLKWDAIVGVAIIYLGTYAGFNATILSPSPLGISQKIAELPMFSGIGLRTAIYISFLLATILYINWYVKRLKKSNKGSILGDNWFPSNALSSGKEAQKTEVPWTIRHKLILLVSALSLIAFLIGAFRLHWTDAEMTATFSFIAITAGIIGGMKANDIASTFLAGCQNLIYGALIVGMARCISVILEQGKLLDTIVNQLAQSLEGQSPVFGVIGMYVSSAALHFLISSGTGESVIFIPILAPLADFMHITRQVTVQAVMLGEGVVNCLNPTSGVLMGVLAASGISYGKWIRFMAPLAFIWFIIGLIFLIVGVNIEWGPY
- a CDS encoding endonuclease I family protein, translated to MKFRNTKLAMVTLSSFFILGSASLSFTNIIQGEVASASPQEITVKSYDDTYYNNAIGKTGLELKKELHNIIDDHTKLSYSAVWEALRDTDEDPNNKNNVILLYTGRSQGKLTNGSGVDNWNREHVWAKSHGDFGTTAGPGTDLHHLRATDVSVNSSRGNLDFDNGGVNHSEATECKYDSDSWEPRDSVKGDIARMLFYMAVRYEGDNGEIDLELNEKVNNNKDPYMGKLSVLLKWNEQDPVDDLERKRNEVIFTKYQHNRNPFIDHPEWVNKIWN